Proteins encoded together in one Coleofasciculus sp. FACHB-T130 window:
- a CDS encoding 4-hydroxy-3-methylbut-2-enyl diphosphate reductase, giving the protein MDTKAFKRSLNSSENYHRKGFGHQEEVAGVLKSEYQSHLIQEIRENNYTLKRGDVTIRLAESFGFCWGVERAVAMAYETRQHFPTEQIWITNEIIHNPSVNQRLRDMKVGFISVEKGEKDFSVVDAGDVVILPAFGASVQEMQLLNDKGCKIVDTTCPWVSKVWNTVEKHKKKAYTSIIHGKYNHEETVATSSFADKYLIVLNLAQAEYVSNYILNGGSRDEFMTKFSRACSEGFDPDTDLERIGIANQTTMLKSETELIGKLFERTMMRKYGPSELNEHFQSFNTICDATQERQDAMFQLVDEKLDLMVVIGGFNSSNTTHLQEIAIERKIPSYHIDSAERIGPGNRVEHKPLDGDLEVQENWLPAGPIVVGVTSGASTPDKVVEDTIERIFELKVAAVV; this is encoded by the coding sequence ATGGATACAAAAGCCTTCAAACGGTCATTAAACAGTTCTGAGAACTACCATCGCAAGGGCTTTGGTCATCAAGAGGAAGTCGCTGGTGTCCTCAAATCCGAGTATCAGAGCCATCTCATTCAGGAAATTCGGGAAAACAACTACACCCTGAAACGCGGTGATGTCACCATCCGGTTAGCCGAATCGTTTGGTTTTTGCTGGGGTGTGGAACGCGCCGTCGCAATGGCTTATGAAACCCGCCAGCACTTCCCGACCGAGCAGATTTGGATTACTAATGAAATTATTCACAACCCTTCTGTGAATCAGCGCTTGCGCGACATGAAAGTAGGGTTTATCTCAGTAGAGAAAGGGGAAAAAGACTTCTCCGTTGTCGATGCGGGTGACGTGGTGATTTTACCGGCATTTGGTGCCAGCGTTCAGGAAATGCAGCTGCTCAACGACAAGGGTTGCAAGATTGTCGATACAACCTGTCCTTGGGTTTCTAAAGTTTGGAATACGGTCGAAAAACACAAGAAAAAAGCTTATACCTCGATCATTCACGGCAAATACAATCACGAAGAAACTGTCGCCACCAGTTCTTTTGCTGACAAGTATTTGATCGTGCTGAATCTGGCACAAGCGGAGTATGTCTCTAACTACATTCTCAATGGTGGGAGTCGCGACGAATTTATGACAAAATTCAGCCGCGCTTGCTCAGAGGGATTCGATCCCGACACCGATTTAGAGCGGATTGGCATTGCTAATCAAACCACGATGCTCAAGAGCGAAACCGAGCTAATCGGCAAGCTATTTGAGCGCACCATGATGAGAAAGTATGGGCCAAGCGAGTTGAACGAGCATTTCCAAAGCTTCAACACCATCTGCGATGCCACTCAAGAGCGGCAAGATGCTATGTTTCAGCTAGTAGATGAAAAACTAGATCTCATGGTGGTGATTGGGGGGTTCAATTCTTCCAATACGACGCACTTACAAGAAATTGCCATTGAGCGGAAAATTCCTTCCTATCACATCGATAGCGCCGAGAGAATTGGCCCTGGCAATCGTGTGGAGCATAAGCCGCTGGATGGCGATTTGGAAGTTCAGGAAAATTGGCTCCCCGCTGGTCCCATCGTGGTAGGAGTTACTTCTGGAGCTTCAACTCCCGATAAGGTGGTAGAGGATACGATCGAGAGGATTTTTGAGCTGAAAGTGGCTGCGGTGGTTTAA